The proteins below are encoded in one region of Ereboglobus luteus:
- a CDS encoding M48 family metallopeptidase: MPPEIQLDLFGLFTPASGVHKSPPDGPAPSSFGDTDVSSEIVYVRSPRARHYRLTLRRDGSAVVTIPSRGSEREARRFAADHADWLARARARQEKKPRAATTWGVGTRILWRGEMTAIRVAPGSAAERPAVALDANNSGAPDTFRVASLTSDLRPTLEAHFLRIAKVELPARTWELAAETRVPVTRVTVRNQRTRWGSCTADGIISLNWRLVQAPIFVRDYIIYHELMHLREMNHSARFWARVAEVCPWWQDAERWIKQNGGLLGL; encoded by the coding sequence CCGGTGTGCACAAATCGCCGCCCGACGGACCAGCGCCCTCTTCTTTTGGTGACACGGACGTGTCGTCCGAAATCGTCTATGTGCGCAGCCCTCGCGCGCGCCATTACCGGCTCACGCTCAGGCGCGACGGCTCCGCGGTTGTCACGATTCCATCGCGCGGCAGCGAACGCGAAGCGCGGCGTTTCGCGGCAGACCACGCGGACTGGCTTGCCCGCGCCCGGGCGCGCCAGGAGAAGAAGCCCCGCGCGGCAACAACCTGGGGCGTCGGCACGCGAATTCTCTGGCGCGGCGAAATGACCGCCATTCGCGTCGCCCCCGGATCCGCCGCCGAGCGCCCCGCCGTCGCGCTTGACGCAAACAATTCAGGCGCACCCGACACCTTTCGCGTTGCAAGCCTCACGTCCGACCTGCGCCCCACGCTTGAGGCTCATTTTTTGCGCATTGCCAAAGTGGAGCTCCCCGCGCGCACATGGGAGCTCGCCGCCGAGACGCGCGTGCCCGTCACCCGGGTCACCGTGCGCAATCAACGCACCCGTTGGGGTTCGTGCACGGCCGACGGCATTATCTCGCTCAACTGGCGTCTCGTGCAGGCCCCGATTTTTGTGCGCGACTATATTATTTACCACGAACTCATGCACCTGCGCGAAATGAACCACTCCGCGCGCTTCTGGGCGCGGGTCGCCGAGGTCTGCCCGTGGTGGCAGGACGCCGAGCGCTGGATCAAACAAAACGGCGGCCTGCTCGGACTGTAA